The following is a genomic window from Homalodisca vitripennis isolate AUS2020 chromosome 5, UT_GWSS_2.1, whole genome shotgun sequence.
CATTCTACGTGTTTCCATGTTATTGATTTGTCATCTATACTTATGATAGAATTTGATTTTCAAATTCCTCTGGCAGTAGCGTATtaataactaatagttttaaacttGTGTCCTTGAACCATGATGTACTATTAGAAGATTTTCTTATGTTCTATGGAAGCAACAGATTAGCACAGTTAATCCACTTAATGTATTTGTAGTTTTTACAACATGACTGATGGAAAAATTGCCCTGAATTCCAAATCTTTGTTTAGTTGCacaaaaacagaacaaaatatcTCTCTGGAAGCTTATTATATGAACTCTGAAGTTtccttataagttttttttaactgaatcaaaaatttcaaaaatctttataCTTGTATTCATGTAGAATTATTATGATTCTCTGACAAATATAATTGCAATGGTTTGTCATAAATGCCTTAATAAATGGTTTTCTgttaagtttgttttgttttaataatggcataatttattttctacgtttatttttgtattaaagtattattaatattattacacgTTTCCTCTTATTATGTATTATTCATACTGTGATTACGTAATATATCGTGCTAATTATAGCGGGTGACAATTGGCTTTCAAGGGGGGTGTCAAATTGAGGGCATCACAGTAAAAGTTTGCATCGAGTTCCGCACAAGCTAATGATGGCCCTGGATGTATCAATTGTTTGCAGCAGTTTCTACTTGTCagagttttaaacatttgtaacatatcacttttgtgtttttaagtaagAAAGCTCaatgttttgcaataaattaaatattttatttttacttctgttGTAAATTGAGTGTTCTCTGCTTGCAGTGTGGTGGTAGAGAAGGAGAACCCTCGGATGTTGGCGTGTCCGTGTCAGAGGGTTATGTGTTGGGCAGGCAGTTGGATGAGGCTTCCGTACCTGCTGACAGGAGCCTTCCGCAACAACGGTCTCACCAACACCACCATCCACAAGGTACCTCCTCATGAGAATTATAAACACCACTTCCTAGTAGAGAACACCACCCTAACCCTGAACAGTGAAGACTATCTCACTTGTTGTTGCAGGTGAAGCTGGATGGTGAGGGGAAGATGCCCTTTGTCAACTGCAGAGGTGAGAACTACAGGTGTGAGACACCCAGCAACAACTACCCATTGAGGGCAACTCTAGAAGATGTGCAAGAATGTGAGAGGACGGACAGTAGAGGAAATCCTGTCCTCAAAGCAAAGAAGACTCAATACGCAAACATTAAAGTTATCATGGAAAATACAGCAGAACATTCAGAACCTGTAAcaaatcaacaacaacaacaacatgaATCTAACCCTACCTTGCCCTATGCTAACTTAGAATTTGCAAAATCTTTAGAATACTATGAAAATTCCAGAGACTTGTTGCAGAAAGCAGAAATCTGTAAAAATCTAGATAATAATAACAAAGCTATTTATAATGAAGTCAAAGAAGACGCAAAAAATGGTGGCAACTGCTGTACCAAGTGTGGACATACCTGGAACAATCTTCCCCCAAAACCGAGTCCAAAGAATGACGATTATCTGATAATGGAGCCAGCTGTGAACCATCCCTTGCAGAGACGTCAGAGCCAACCATCGTCCCCACTGCAGTCTCCGGTACACGAGAAGGTATCTCAGGGTTACCTCCCTATGCTTCCGATTTCAGGAAAGACCGAGGAGTTGCAGCATCTAAGAATGAGGCAGTTAAATGAAAAGTCTCAGAGCACACCCAGTTTACCCATTCCGAGACGGAAAAGTTTCAACAACCCGTCTGTTCACGGATCACTGGTATACCACAGCATATCTGAAACCAACAGTCCCTATCCGAGAAGACGTTTGATGACGAGTGCAGCCTCGATAGAGCCTGACATAAGGAAGGAACTTCTTGTCCCTTCTGTTAGAAAAAGATCAAGTTCTATGGACTCCTCCAGGTATCTAGAGAACCTCGAGAGTATCGAGGAGAAAGTTATCTCACCAAACAGAACCATCGTAAATACACCGACAATCAGCAATGCTACTTCAATAGACTCTCTGTCAGACCTGTCTCTGAACCAGAGACCAATACCCACAAGCAGCAGTGAGCACGGACTCTCTAGAGTTGACCACTCGGACTACGTTCCTTGTAAGACGAGCCTGACTCTTCTGACTGAAGAGGCTACAAGTAAAGAGGCCACTATTACTATCTCAAAAAGTGACAATCCCGTCAGCAATCCCACAGTGCACATAAAAAGATCGGCGAGTATTCCCTGCAAGTCGGTCTATAATCGAGATTCCTCCAGCTCCAATGATTCTGGAGTGTCGACCGGATCTCTTCAGTTCCGACGGAGAGACTTGATGGAACTGGATTTCAACTCGATCAGAAAGAGATCTGTTCCAGATAAGCTTAAAATTGTCAGGGAAAATGTTCTTAGTGAGATACCAATTTTGAGGAAATCAAAATCTGTCGATCCTTTTGATCAAATGAGCTTTGAATTCAGTGAAATTAAACCTCCAGTGAAATCTTCTTCAGCAGGAGCTAGCGTCCCAGTCTGTGTCACCAAAATTGATTCTAAAGGTAAATGTTATACTGTCTATATTATCTGTAATCAGTTGAAATTTGCTGTACTGATCTGAAACAATAAATGGTTGTGTGCTCTGTCTGCAGGATTTCTGAGTCCAGGAACTGTGCCATATATAGACTCCCACAGTACCAGCAGCGGTACCTCTGACATGTCTGACTACATCGAGACTCTCTCCTTGTCATCCTACACATCTTCGGACACTCCGGACAgctttctgtgagttataattgcATCCATCTCTCATGAAGCTCTGTTATTTAACTAATTTCCTGTCTTCCCACCACTTCTTTTATTGACTTCATTTGTTTTCCAAATTGTGGAAACAAAAAACTACTAACATCTTTAGAATTTAGATACACCTGGTATTGGACCTCGCACCTAAATTTATATCTTTCTTTTTTGtgctatatttttattccaatattgaatataaattgtatatctcATAAGTAGCAACACTTCATTGAGATTTGTAATTCTTCCAAGGACATCAACTTTTGAATCCATAGTTTTAATATAAGCTTTAGTGGCTTTAGAAGTTTTAGTGGACTGgctttcaattacattttaacaccTTTAGTATGATATAAGATTTAGATTTTATGATAGCTGGAGTCCATGAATcaagaaaaagaaacaataatatttcttacaaaaacaaattttaatttctgaaagCATACTCTTATTATAAGACATAGCAATTATGCACACAGGTTATTAATTGCGTAATTGTTTGATTGTGTGGTTATTGCATGTAATTACAATAGATTTGCACACAACTTGATCAATTACATTTATCTTCAAATTTAAATgtgtctttttaatttttactaacctccaaattaaaattttagtgtttatatggtttacaatatattttaagtgctttcaataaaaacaacacacATTGTTGCAGCCTGAGCCACCCTGCAGTGAACACCCTGAGGCCACGGTCAGGCAAGGAGTACCACACTATAGACAGGACAGCTCTCAGGCCACAAGTGAGTGTACAAGTAACCTGTCCGATTTATTTTTCTCAttcaaatacatgtaaatacagtaCACAACAATATATAACTTGAAGAGAAAAATATACCAACCCAAAAAAAGGCAGTGAAACGATTTTGAACAatcactaataatttatttataacaataggATAATTGTTTGAGCATGAATCTTAAGTACATGAGTGGAAATTAGTGTTATacctaagaaataattattttaaaatatagtgtcaGTAAGTCAACACATTGTCAGAGTCTGAGTCTGCCCATGACGTTCTGTAGCGACTGCAACGAAATGTTGCTAAATTCATGCAGAATTCACTCCTTCAGATTTTCTTTTGTTCTTGGTGGATTTTCCTTGAAGATTTTACACTTAAGGTAAAAGCCTCAAAGGAAAAAGTCTGGAGCAGTAAAATTTGGTGAACGCGCAGGCTGAGGAATATCACCATTTCTGCTGATAAGACATCCAGGAAATATGAGTCGAAGAAAGTCCTTTATTCTGTAAGGATGATAGTGTGGGTCTTCTTTTAAAATCCGTCTCACAGATCGATTGGTGAGACCCAAGCTCTGCGCTGTGCTGTCTCACGGATTTTTGCGTGCTTCTTCCTAATGTTTCGTGCACACGATCAACGTTCTCTGGGATCTGGATTGTTTGTTCATTACCACTTCTTTTCTTTGTCGTGCTAGCTATGGCTTGAAAAACTATTGACCCAAAGGAGGTCAGCTTTCCTTCATGGAACGGGAGCCCGTGGTGGTAGATTAAATTTATGACAGAAAGCGCGCTTATCACCAACCACACTACCCATGTTTTTGTAATACACCTTTACAGCAAACGCACATTGCGCACTTGTCCAATACTTCATGGCTACAGAAATTTCCATTTGTCTAGACGCTCAAGGACGTTTACCCCACTCTCATAACCCTACACTACCCCCTTCAGCCAGAGACAAAACCCTGCCGTTTCACTGCCTCACCCTGTACTTGGGTTGGAGTCATCATatgagggggtacccaaaagaaaccagaattaatttttaaaagctatattttttcaaatttttttataaaaaaccttaTCTTCTTCAAAATAATCTtcattacaactaatacatttTTCCCACCAGAGTTTCCACTGTTCGAAACATTTCTTGTACACATCTTTATAAATGGCTAACAGCTTCCTCCTCGTTTTTTTCTTGACCTCTTTGATTGTCAAATCTGTGTCCTTTCATGCCCCTTTTTCATTTGTGGAAATAAGAAAAAGTCACACAGTGCCAAGttaggcgagtaaggtgcgtggggcagcggaaccatacCACCTTTAGCCAAAAACGTTTCTTTTCCTGATGTTGCTTGTGATTGTCAGTCAGAACCCAAGGAACAAACTTGGCAACAACCCTTTTCATTCCCAAGTCTTCCATTACAGTTTGCTGAACCAAGCTCCAAGATAACCCACTAATCTCTGACAGTTGATCAATTGACGGTCTGTGAGCACAAActgtagaattttttaatattttcgttGATTCGGCCAGAACGAGGTTTGTTATCAATTGATATGTTGCCATTTTTAAACCATTAGTTTTGAGTTTTTCCCATAGCGTCATCTTGGTAAgctgttttcaatattaaaacactttcaGCATCATTTTTACCacgtagaaaacaaaatttcacaagTTGTTCACTCACACTAGCAAACATACCACTGCAGATGAACGGAACAAGCCAGATTACAATACAGGTGGCACTGAACTGGCTATGAGCTTTGCTATTCACGCCTAGTGGCAGAAATGCGTACTACACAAGCTCCGCCCAAGGCAATGCTATTCAGGATTCTTTTGGTACCCCTTTAATTAAgcttcttaatttttaaaaaaacctagcATTAAGCccaagttttacaataaaaatctaaaaatacaaataaatgtaattataaacaaactgaaaaaactctacacctttaaaataacacatatcaaTTAGAGGAATCCAACCCagcttcaatataaaaatatacatttataaagtaagaacaacatatttttactggacaattaaatataaattttcaacatCTTCAACACTTTTACTCAACAACCAAGCCTCCagccttaaaatatatatatatatatatatatatatatatatatatatatatatatatatatataatatatatatatatatatatacacctatTAGTTTTAATCTcactttgaattaaattttttaacttataacttaaaaccacaaaacatttttgaaataaagaacaGTTTGGGCAACAGCTTAGGTGATCTCAAATAAGTTAAGTTGTTGTGTAGTCTAGTAGTATAACTAGAGTTGTCAATATCAAGTCCAGTGTTTCCACTTAATATGAAAGAATGACTGAAACTTTGAGAGACATATATCTTAAGTGCCAAAATATGATTTCCAACAAAAAGTGGATGTTCTTCAGGGTTTaatttctgattttaaaattaaagacgATTCAAGCAAAAGGGAAATGGAAATCCCTTCCAGAGATTAATTGTGCTAATTATTGACACATTTGTTAATGAAACACTTAGTGTGTATCAAGGCTACACTTCACCTCACACACTGATCCTTCTTTCTTAGTCCAAGAGCCAAAAGCCAATATATGTTGTGTAAACACACAGCTTAGTCATTCAGTAAATCGTTAGAAAAAACTCCACcaagaaagaaattaatcatCAGCTGCGTTATTTTTTATTGGGCCGAAAAGGACAGATATAAAATAAACCAGTTGTCTGACACTTAAATAAAAGTTATCACTATCAGCCAACCATATAAAGACCAACCATTTGGCTGAAATGGTGATTTTTAGTCTCTTTATCTTGTTGGCTAACAGACAACCTCATACTATTTACATGTCTGACAGATTTGAATGCGTTAAACTAAAAATGATTATTTgggaaaacaaattattattttacactgtcACCCTTCTGGTATCCACTCATATCAAACCCACCCCTAGCTTGGGTGACGATTGAGttcattattaggagaaattgttATCGATTTCACAACAATCTTGgctaatacaatgtaaattggctaTCGGTTTGTAGACTAACACATCCATCTTCAAGGTAGCGTTCGCGGTTGACATTTATTgccatttatgtttatttataaactaaattattgtgtatctctaaaataataatttcttgtaAAAGTAACAGggtttttccgaacatttgccattgttcagtgaaacaaaaaatcagtaacactacttgcGATACATAACTACGATCTAGGTTAAGAAATCAATCATACCAGAGAGTTTTGACAAGTTTGTGTCAACTCCATACACGTTGTCTCTAAAACATGTGCACTTAGTACAAACAAAACACTgacatcttaaaataaatttagacgAATTGAATGATtgaactaaaatacaaatatttgttttcatttgcaGACAAATTCAACAGTGATAAGCAGCTCTGGTTCTGCAGAAGTGAACAGCTCGGAAGCATAAGGAACAAAAGTGAGAGGAAACCCAACAGTTATTGTTTGATACCATCATTTTGGATTCAACGTGGTCGGCAAAAACGTTtactgtatcaaaataaaataaaacaataatcagCAGTGAAGGGTTTTGATAccagaagaaatgaaaaaaataggGTAGGAGACATTTGAAACTTGTTTGTGAatcaaaatctataaaattaaaaaaacattattatcatatTCCCACTTTTTATTATCATGTTCAAGAATTGAAACCAAGTCTCAATTTAATTAATTGCCGTTTTTTATAGTTGTAGTTTGAATAATACGACTACAACCAATTATTTTAccatacttaaattatttatttagatgaaATCTAATTTCGTTATTGTTCCTTTAGGAGAGTTTAAGGTTAAATCTCTATAAAAATACCTGTTAAAGTTACCAAAAATAGGATATTCTTATTCATGTAAGTTTTTAGCCAAGAAAGCTTTTAGTTTAAAGAATATACAATggtgatttaatatattttaatgttgattaatttatttatcctcTCTGATCTATCATTATTACGTACTATCACATTTTTTCTGgtaaatacttttacatttttttttagttaactgTTTACAGAAATCACTGTTTAGTAATTAGGATATCTGTTATCAATGAACTTGTTAATTGAAATTGGTCTACTGTTTAAGATTGCTTTACTacttataattatacaattttaattaatcattgttttattaaataatctgatattttaataataaacgtacattgaattaaatgttgtaaaactcattgtttttattttttaaattcttgcatgtaaaaaataaataaatcttgtgATAAAAAGGTTATACTGAAGTTTCTATGTTTTTAATGTGTCACATCTTGAAAAGTAAAGAAAACTTGCTTagttttacaaattgaaataaaatttgtataaactgtaaaaactgaTTTGCAACCAGTCTACTTGTATTATTTGTTAACCACTGTAATTATTTGAAACTAGCTAGtccaagtaaataaaaatgtcaagtattaaaaaaaacattgtacttATGTGATATATTTGTATaccataattgtaaatatatacgatagttttaataacatttatacacCTCTCGGGTTCTGTAGTAACCAGAACCTAAATTATTACTGGAGAGGAGTATATGAAGGACTTTAATACTGTACAAGATAGATTGCCCTTGTGCCATAGTTTGTGTAGAAAATCTTATTCTTGTACATCGACACTGGCCTAAACCAATATATGTgttttgtatgtgtatgtttgtAATAAGTCattgtgtatatataaatgtgaGATGATTGATGTTTGTTTCATTCTTCCCTGTCATTGTCTCTGCTCTataataattgtatgtttttttgaCATATTATTGATTCAGGGGCCTGGTTTGGGTGTTGGATACTCtgaaaatttccaattttataaattgacaTTGCTGAGCAGTAGCTTAACGGTATAAGTATGTTTTTCAACCcaacatttatacaaaaaattaaataagtgcCTCGTGTTTGTTTTAACTGAGTCGTCAAATTCCAAACGTCCTTTGTCCACTTAGTAAAAATTTGTGGGAAATcaagattttttctttaaaatatttttctacacttCAAAATAagctaattatgttttaaaaaatagcaaataaatatttgaacacaataaatatgattaaatagtcTAATTATGTGTATGTTGTTCATAAAAAGCAAAGTAAGATTGAACAAAAAGACGTTTTGGAACTGTAAGAGGGACAAAAGACATTTTGGAACTGTATAACTTGGACAAAAGACAATTTTGGAACTGTATAACATGGACAAAAGACACTTTGTTTCAAAAAGGTAAAAACGaaagaaactttaaatacatttggttcgaaacaaaatttgtattttataatacattataaaggcaaaaattaaatacaaatcttaaCATTAAcactcgtaaaaaattaaaactcggaACATTTTATTGTTCGTCCTGTACGTTTCtacatttacagtagtttttaaacattctaaaattagtttttctttgtaaaaaggtTTATGAGTCCATTATGtactttttacacaatattgtCAATTTCTTCCATGTGGCCTCCTTCTTCTTCATTTTTCTGATTCTTCTGGAAGCTGTTCGTCATTTATAATACGTTTGTAGAAACTGAATGCCAGGGTTCTCCCTCCCATCCGTCTCCAAAGTGCAGCTGAAGCAGTCGTTTAACATCGTTTTTCTTAGCAGGAGATTTACAGGTATTCCAACTATAACTTTTTCTATTGGAGCACTATTTACATCCATTGATGGCTTGAAAACCTTTTTAGCAGTTCCAGTATCAAAACATGTAAGCAGGTTCTCCTTGGACAAGAACTGAAGTTGTTGGAGCCTTCTCTCGGGTGATAATGAATCGTTTTGTAGGAGCAAAACGAAAGTGCCAGTTTAGCCGGAGTTTTCATGACAGTTTGGGCTGGTGTTTTCCAGTCATAAAATTCAAAGTCGGTAGATATTTTCAGAACAGTCCCATGCTTCTGTAAAACATTATAGTACTCCACCTCAGGCTGTAtgattgtttcaattttttttaggtcTCTTTCAATGAGTCCAAAAATCCTATCGGGCGGCAAGTATGAATGTCCTGCCACTGGAAAGGTTAACTTTATTCCTTTGATGTTACCAGGAGCACGGTTTTGATAACCAATGCATCAACAtgaaaatcaaaatagaatttttgttttgtccGCCAGCTCCATCAGCGAAAAGACGAACAAATTTATATCCATCCATGTTTGTGTTACAGAGCTTGTGGTACACAGCTGATGCAATCTGTGTTTGAGCCTTTTTTGTTATCGGCTTCAGTCCATGTAAAAATTGACACTTTTTCTTTACTAAGATTTTCTTTGGAAGTGCCTTCACAAACAGTAAAGTTATACAAGTAGAACTGACGGCTGTAATAACAAGCTTGGTCAGTGACTTTTTGGCAGTACCAAATTTTTTTGACAATCAAAGGTGAACGTTATTTCACCCTCATTAGCTTCCTTtagcaaaacattaaaatgaatttgCTCTCTTTTTGTGCACATTTGTATTCAACTGAACAGTTTTCTCCAGACTTTAACCTTTCTTTAAAATGAAGGCATTTTGAGCATTGGTCAGTCGCTGGTGATCCAAATCCAATATTGTAATCTTTAATGAAAATACCTCTCTAAAGAATTCATACTTAACTTTAAGATGATCTTCTATGGTTTTATTGTATTCTTCACAAAGAGAAACTTATAGTTAAATGGCTGGGTAAGTACACTCTCCAGGACTGACGAGCTctgcaataatgttttttttccaaaggaactaaattttcaataaacctttTCACACCTCCTCTCTGTTGTACCATCGCTTGAGATCGATGGTCACCTCCCACGATTATCAGTAGCTAATGAGCCTGTACTAAAATGCCGTTTACACACTCTCTGGGCTCTTTTTTTCAGTAATACCCAAGATCTTACAAAATTACTGTCTTACAAACTTGAACCTTACTTTTAACACCTTGTCGAGAAATTGGaatgtaaaatgtattgctaACTTCATTGACATGTTTCCTATCGCCTCTAGCTCTATATCTTGCAGGAGACTCGCatgaagaatacaaaattattttattatcctgatcaattttagattttgtttcataaaaacattcatGAAACTTGCGGATATCTTGCATTGTTAATGTAGTACATTTAAATTTGGCATTTTTGTGCTGGCAAGTAGGTAAAGTAGGCAATTGCTTAGAAGAGtatctttttttcttattttgattctTTTTCCATTGTTCTacatttaactttcttttccTAGCTTTACCTTCGGCCCGCTGGTTGCACCTTCCCAGCTTGGAGAACTTCAATCTCTTCTTGACTATCcatttgtttattgttagttcTTTTCACTGGACACTAAAAagtacaaattgtttaattactttagtttttcaataaacatagtattttgtCGAGATAACACAAAACAACTTAAACATTCAGCAAGATAACTTTAGTAATCTTCAAAGGTACTAGCATAACACACCGAAAGAAAGGTTATGTTCAGTTTTACTTTCTGCTTTCATGCATCGTCTAAAAATCTTTAACAGCTGTTTTT
Proteins encoded in this region:
- the LOC124363327 gene encoding uncharacterized protein LOC124363327, which translates into the protein MADTSTVIEGSVKFRDGKKWKSRWCVMRRLSPVADCLHLQLYRDSKDRYKQGQTKASLSLQDFLGVYSGFTLDKESNTIAIICQDVTVVLAFDTRERLIQWQVKIANNLGEDEQFLVQVSTAPARGKVPPGPARLHVQEHRFCLTVGVPPRLVGHWQVRQLRKYGLVDNKFCFEGGSSCGKGEGLYVLVTDQGENITRAFQMAAEGRLAVRRRPLARNMSVMTSPRRSMHPRVSDLSCVQSVDLTTDSSCGCSRSHDDLLGWPSAELWSSRSQRCEYADAASTADYAEKTTSWRERDGRQLERCASCISKLGLLSRSSTLTTTPAWSMDNYDRRHMTSGSVSLASNYDRTTVSSMEYWTPQSSSPPSVASRQRSYGVPGRPVAVKPPVPHHCHSPYSNYDVPRPAHNRSCVSNSSELASNNCRNIGVAGENYDTPRNIRESLPIQPELLGRVELCHCCGKTKHQHHCTSVVVEKENPRMLACPCQRVMCWAGSWMRLPYLLTGAFRNNGLTNTTIHKVKLDGEGKMPFVNCRGENYRCETPSNNYPLRATLEDVQECERTDSRGNPVLKAKKTQYANIKVIMENTAEHSEPVTNQQQQQHESNPTLPYANLEFAKSLEYYENSRDLLQKAEICKNLDNNNKAIYNEVKEDAKNGGNCCTKCGHTWNNLPPKPSPKNDDYLIMEPAVNHPLQRRQSQPSSPLQSPVHEKVSQGYLPMLPISGKTEELQHLRMRQLNEKSQSTPSLPIPRRKSFNNPSVHGSLVYHSISETNSPYPRRRLMTSAASIEPDIRKELLVPSVRKRSSSMDSSRYLENLESIEEKVISPNRTIVNTPTISNATSIDSLSDLSLNQRPIPTSSSEHGLSRVDHSDYVPCKTSLTLLTEEATSKEATITISKSDNPVSNPTVHIKRSASIPCKSVYNRDSSSSNDSGVSTGSLQFRRRDLMELDFNSIRKRSVPDKLKIVRENVLSEIPILRKSKSVDPFDQMSFEFSEIKPPVKSSSAGASVPVCVTKIDSKGFLSPGTVPYIDSHSTSSGTSDMSDYIETLSLSSYTSSDTPDSFLLSHPAVNTLRPRSGKEYHTIDRTALRPQTNSTVISSSGSAEVNSSEA